The region AGGCCCGCCGCGGTCCACGTCCTTCCCGAGCGGGACCGGACCGTGGCCTCGACCATGAGGCGCGACTCCACGGTGAAGTCCCCTTCGAAGACCCGCCGGAGCGCCGGCTGGAGCGATTCGGCGCCCGTCTCGGTGAGGAAGCCGAGCCCTCCCAGATTCACTCCGAACACCGGAACTCCGGTGCGAGCGGCGGCGCGCGCGGCGTGGAGCATCGTGCCGTCGCCTCCGAGCACGAGGAGCAGGTCCACGTTCCCCGCGAGCGTCGAGAGAGGCGGTCCCGCCGTTCCACGGCCGAGCCCACGCGCCACCGTGGCGCGGTGGCCCTCGGAGCGGATCCAGCGAACGAGCCGCGGCAGGAGCGCGCGGACGTCCGGCTTGTCCCGGTTCCCGAAGATCCCCACGTGCCGGGGCGGGAGGGTCATGCGCGCGTGACGGCGGGAGCGATCGATTCCGGAGTGGCTCGGGGCTCGTCGCGAAGCCAGCGTTCCAGCTCGGCGGCGAGAGGCTCGGGGGCGAGTCCCGCGGCCCGCAGCAGCGAGTCGCGGGTGGCGTGATCGAAGAAGCGGTCCGGCACGCCGAAGCAGCGCGCGCGAAGCCCGGGTACGGGATTTCGCGAGAAGAGGTCGAGCACGCCCTCGCCGAATCCGCCGCTCAGCGCCCCCTCCTCGAGCGTGGCGACGCGCGGAACCCGCCGCGCCCAGTCGAGGATCAGCCGCTCGTCGAGAGGCTTCGCGAACCGCGCGTTGATCACCGCCACCTCCACGCCCCGCGGCGCGAGCTGCTGGGCCACCTTCTCCGCCACCGGCACCATCGTGCCGTACGCGACGAGGAGGAGGTCGGAGCCGGACCTCACGAGCTCGCCCTCTCCGATCGGGAGCGGCGTGAGGCGCGAATCCATGGAGACGCCGAGCCCGGCCCCGCGCGGATAGCGGACCGCGATGGGCCCCTGGTCGTACGCGACCATGGTGGCGAGCATGTGGCGGAACTCGTTCTCGTCCTTCGGAGCCATCAGCACCATGTTCGGAAGACAGCGGAGGTACGCGATGTCGAACACGCCGTGATGCGTGGCGCCGTCCTCGCCCACGAGCCCCGCGCGGTCCAGCGCGAACCGGACCGGGAGCCCCTGCACCGCGACGTCGTGCACGATCTGGTCGTAGGCGCGCTGGAGGAAGGTCGAGTAGATCGTGGCGAAGGGCTTCATGCCGGCGGCCGCGAGTCCCGCGGCGAAGCACACGCCGTGCTGCTCCGCGATGCCCACGTCGTGGAAGCGGTCCGGGAGCGTGGTCGCGAACTTCGCGAGCCCGGTCCCGTCCGTCATGGCCGCGGTGATCGCCACCACGGCGGGGTTCTCCTGTGCCAGCTCGATCAGGGTCTGTCCGTAGACTTCGGTGTAGGTCGGCGCGGGGGTGGTGCCGCCCTTCTTCGCCGCGGCGCCGGTCAGCTTGTCGAACGAGGCGACGCCATGGTACTTCCGCGCGTCGTCCTCGGAGAACTTGTAGCCCTTCCCCTTGCGCGTGAGCGCGTGGAGGAGCACGGGACCCTTCACCTCGCGAAGCTGCTTCAGGACCTCGAGCAGCATCGGGAGATCGTGTCCGTCGATCGGGCCGTAGTACTTGAAGCCCAGCTCCTCGAAGAGGATGTTCGGAACCATCAGGTTCTTCATCCCCTCCTTGAGCCGGCTCACGAGCTTTCGCGCCTTTCGCCCCGCGGGCAGCTTGCCGAGGAGATCCCAGACCTCACCCTCGAACTTGCGATATCCAGGCGACGAGGAGAGCTTCGTCAGGTAGCGGGCGATCGCGCCCACGTTGGGCGAGATCGACATCGAGTTGTCGTTCAGAACGACGAGGAGGTCCGCCCCCGCGGTGCCCGCCTGGTTCAGTCCCTCGTACGCGAGGCCGCCGGTGAGCGCTCCGTCTCCGACGACCGCGATCACGGAGTGCTTCTCGCCGCGCAGGTCGCGGGCGCAGGCGAACCCGAGCCCTGCCGAGATCGCGGTCGACGCGTGCGCGGTGCCGAAGGCGTCGTACGCGCTCTCGGCGCGGCGCGGGAACCCGGAGAGGCCGCCTTCCTGGCGGAGCGTGTCGAACGTGTCGTTCCGTCCGGTCAGGATCTTGTGCCCGTACGCCTGGTGTCCGACGTCCCAGATCAGGATGTCGCGCGGCGTGTCGAACGTGTAGTGAAGGGCGATCGTGAGCTCGACCGTCCCGAGGCTCGGGGCCAGGTGGCCTCCGGTCTTCGCCACGACCTGGATGATGCGCTCGCGGATCTCCGCGGCCACCTCCGGCAGCGCCTCGGGTGGAAGCCGCTTCAGGTCGCCCGGCGTCAGGATCGAGCCCAGATGGTTCGTGCTCACATGCCTCCCGGTGGACGGTAGATGGCGAGCGAGTACAGCACCCCGATGATCGCGCCCACGAGGACCTCGATCGGAGTGTGTCCGAGAAGCTCGCGGAGCCGCTCGTGGGGCGGTCCCGGAAGCTGGATGTGCTCGTGCAGGATTCGGTTCAAGAGCGTCGCCTGGCGCCCGGCCGCCCTCCGAAGTCCCGCCGCATCGTACATGACGATGAGGCTGAAGTAGAGCACGACGCCGAAGAGGACGGAGCCGGTTCCCTCGCGGAGTCCCACGCAGGTCGTCAGGGCACAGACCGAAGCCGAGTGGGAGCTGGGCATTCCGCCCGTTTCCACGATGCGCCGCACGTTGATTTTCTTCTCCCGGACGAGGAAGGTCAACACCTTGCTGAGCTGCACCAGGAACCCGCAGGTCAGCGCGTGGAACAGCGGACTGCCCGCGAGATCGGCCATCCCTAATGAGTACGATGGAGGAGGTAATCTGTCACGGACTCGAATTCCGCGGCGCGGCGCCCGAGCCGCGGGGCGATCGCCGCCGCTTCCCGGAGGAGCCGGGCCGCTTCCCGCTCCGCCCGGATCGAGCCCGCCCGGGCCGCGGTCGCCTTGCCCCGCTTCCGGTCCGAGCCCGCCGCCTTGCCCAGCTCCTTGCGGGTGGAGCGGACGTTCAGGAGGTCGTCCACGATCTGGAACGCGAGGCCCACGCGCTCTCCGTAGGCGTCGAACGCGCGAAGCCGGGCCGTGGAGGCCCCTCCGATCTGCGCCCCGAGCCGCAGCGACCCCCGGATCAGCGCTCCCGTCTTCATGCGGTGCATGGCGTAGATGCGCGGGAGCGGGACCTTCTTCCCCTCGAAGAGGAGGTCCAGGGCCTGTCCTCCGATCATCCCCTTCGGGCCGGTCGCCTCGCATACCGTCCGCAGGAGCGCGCACGGGTTCCGTCCCTCCCCCATCGGCCGTCGCGTGAGCGTCTCGAACGCGAGCGAGAGGAGCGCGTCCCCGGCGAGGATCGCCATCCCCTCGCCGTAGACGATGTGATTCGTCGGACGGCCGCGCCGCCAGTCGTCGTCGTCCATGCCGGGAAGATCGTCGTGGATGAGGCTGAAGGCGTGGATCATCTCGAGCGACGCGGCGGCGTCGATCGCCGGCGCGCTCTTCCCGAGGACCGAGTCGCACGCGAGGAGGCAGAGCGCGGGCCGGATCCGCTTCCCTCCCGCGAGCACGCTGTACCGCATCGCCTCGTGCAGCTTCCGGGGCTCGAGGCGGGGAGACGGCAGCAGGCGGTCGAGCGCGGCGTCGATTCGCGGACGCGCGCGCTCGAGATACGCCTCAAAACGGGAGCTCGTCGCCACCCGTCCCCGCCTCGTCCTCGACTCCCTGGAGCGGTGTCTCCTGAGCCGTCCCGCGCGCGTCGCGCGTGAGCTTCCGGATCCGCTCCTCCGCCTGGTTCAGCACCTCCGTGCACCGGCGCACGAGATCCATCCCCTCCTCGAAGGAGCGGATCGAGTCCTCGAGCGTCAGATTCCCCTGCTCGAGACGCCCCACGAGATCCTGGAGCCGGTCCATCATGGTCTCGAAGCTCGGCGCCTCGCCCGTCGCGTTCGGGTCGGCAGCTGCCTTCCTCGTCATGGGCCCTCCTTCGCCTTCTCGGGACGCACACGAAGGACGCTCGCATCGGCCTTGGCATCCGCGAACTGGATCTCGATCGGATCCTCCGCGCGAAGCGCGCCGCCCCGCGGCACGAGGCGCCGCTCGCCCGAGGCGCTCCAGACGAGCGCGTATCCCCTTCGAAGGACGCCGCGGTAGTCGTAGGACGCCAGGAGCCGCTGGTCGCGAGCCGCGAGGCCGCGGCCGCGCGCGACCGCATCCAGCGCGCACCGCTCCGCGCGGTGGGCGAGCGCCAGGAGGCGCTCCCGCGTGCGCTCGAGCGAGCGTGACGGGGCGTGCGCCCGGAGGATGCCTTCGATCGATTCGAGCCGCCGCCGGCGCTGCGAGACCCACCCGGTGAGCCCGCGCACGAGGCACTCCTTCTGGTCGTCCACCTCGCGGAGGCCGTCGTGCACGCGGCGCAGCGGCTCGCGCATCGCATGGTGGCTCCGGATGCCGGCGAGGTGGGTCGCTCGCTGGCCGAGCTCGCGCCGGAGTCGCTCGCGCGCGTGCTTCGACAGGGACTCGAGGGCGCCCAGGACCTCGTCGCGGCTCTTCGCGACGAGCTGCGCCGCGTGCGTGGGTGTCGCGGCCCTGGCGTCGGCGGCCAGATCGGCGAGCGTCACGTCGCTCTCGTGTCCCACCGCGGACACGACGGGGATCGCCGATCCCGCGATGGCGCGCACCAGGGGCTCCTCGTTGAACGCCCAGAGATCCTCGAGGGATCCTCCGCCCCGCCCCACGATCATCACGTCCGCCCGCCCCCACTCGTTGATGAGCCGGATCGACGCCGCCAGATCGAGCGAGGCTCCGGGTCCCTGCACGGCGGCGGGAGCGACGGTCACGCGCACGTACGGGGCGCGCTGGCGGAGGATCCGGATCATGTCGCGGATGGCCGCGCCCGTGGGCGACGTGACGATCGCGACCCGGGTCGGGTACCGCGGGAGCGGCCGCTTCCGATCCGGGCTGAAGAGCCCTTCCGCTTCGAGCGAGCGCTTCAACGCCTCGAACTTCGCCTGGAGCGCGCCCGATCCCACGGGCGCGACCTTCTCCGCGATCAGCGAGATGGAGCCGCCTTGCGCGTAGTACTCGATCGCGCCTTCGACCTGGACCACGACGCCATTGGCGAGGGACCCGTGGGACACGCGAACCCGGCTCTTGAAGAGCGCGACCCGGAGGACCGCGCCCGAGTCCTTGAGGCTGAAGTAGACGTGGGATCCGGGCGTGAACCTCCAGCCCGTGATCTCGCCCTGCACCGTGACGTACGGGAATTGCTCCGCGAGGGAGTACTGGAGGGCGCGCGCGATCTCGGATACCGAGTAGACGCGCGGCCCTTCGTCCCGCGGGGCCACGCGCGTGATGAAGGGACGCCGGCTCACGACGCGGCCTGCGCCTCCGCGGCATCGGCGAGGTTCCGGAGGAGCATCGCCACGGTGAGCGGCCCCACGCCTCCGGGCACCGGGGTGAGCGCCGAGGCGACGGCGCCGACGGACTCGGGATCGACGTCGCCCGTGTATCGGGGCGTCCCCTC is a window of Candidatus Eisenbacteria bacterium DNA encoding:
- a CDS encoding divergent PAP2 family protein, producing the protein MADLAGSPLFHALTCGFLVQLSKVLTFLVREKKINVRRIVETGGMPSSHSASVCALTTCVGLREGTGSVLFGVVLYFSLIVMYDAAGLRRAAGRQATLLNRILHEHIQLPGPPHERLRELLGHTPIEVLVGAIIGVLYSLAIYRPPGGM
- the xseA gene encoding exodeoxyribonuclease VII large subunit; the encoded protein is MSRRPFITRVAPRDEGPRVYSVSEIARALQYSLAEQFPYVTVQGEITGWRFTPGSHVYFSLKDSGAVLRVALFKSRVRVSHGSLANGVVVQVEGAIEYYAQGGSISLIAEKVAPVGSGALQAKFEALKRSLEAEGLFSPDRKRPLPRYPTRVAIVTSPTGAAIRDMIRILRQRAPYVRVTVAPAAVQGPGASLDLAASIRLINEWGRADVMIVGRGGGSLEDLWAFNEEPLVRAIAGSAIPVVSAVGHESDVTLADLAADARAATPTHAAQLVAKSRDEVLGALESLSKHARERLRRELGQRATHLAGIRSHHAMREPLRRVHDGLREVDDQKECLVRGLTGWVSQRRRRLESIEGILRAHAPSRSLERTRERLLALAHRAERCALDAVARGRGLAARDQRLLASYDYRGVLRRGYALVWSASGERRLVPRGGALRAEDPIEIQFADAKADASVLRVRPEKAKEGP
- a CDS encoding farnesyl diphosphate synthase, which gives rise to MATSSRFEAYLERARPRIDAALDRLLPSPRLEPRKLHEAMRYSVLAGGKRIRPALCLLACDSVLGKSAPAIDAAASLEMIHAFSLIHDDLPGMDDDDWRRGRPTNHIVYGEGMAILAGDALLSLAFETLTRRPMGEGRNPCALLRTVCEATGPKGMIGGQALDLLFEGKKVPLPRIYAMHRMKTGALIRGSLRLGAQIGGASTARLRAFDAYGERVGLAFQIVDDLLNVRSTRKELGKAAGSDRKRGKATAARAGSIRAEREAARLLREAAAIAPRLGRRAAEFESVTDYLLHRTH
- a CDS encoding exodeoxyribonuclease VII small subunit, translated to MTRKAAADPNATGEAPSFETMMDRLQDLVGRLEQGNLTLEDSIRSFEEGMDLVRRCTEVLNQAEERIRKLTRDARGTAQETPLQGVEDEAGTGGDELPF
- the dxs gene encoding 1-deoxy-D-xylulose-5-phosphate synthase, with product MSTNHLGSILTPGDLKRLPPEALPEVAAEIRERIIQVVAKTGGHLAPSLGTVELTIALHYTFDTPRDILIWDVGHQAYGHKILTGRNDTFDTLRQEGGLSGFPRRAESAYDAFGTAHASTAISAGLGFACARDLRGEKHSVIAVVGDGALTGGLAYEGLNQAGTAGADLLVVLNDNSMSISPNVGAIARYLTKLSSSPGYRKFEGEVWDLLGKLPAGRKARKLVSRLKEGMKNLMVPNILFEELGFKYYGPIDGHDLPMLLEVLKQLREVKGPVLLHALTRKGKGYKFSEDDARKYHGVASFDKLTGAAAKKGGTTPAPTYTEVYGQTLIELAQENPAVVAITAAMTDGTGLAKFATTLPDRFHDVGIAEQHGVCFAAGLAAAGMKPFATIYSTFLQRAYDQIVHDVAVQGLPVRFALDRAGLVGEDGATHHGVFDIAYLRCLPNMVLMAPKDENEFRHMLATMVAYDQGPIAVRYPRGAGLGVSMDSRLTPLPIGEGELVRSGSDLLLVAYGTMVPVAEKVAQQLAPRGVEVAVINARFAKPLDERLILDWARRVPRVATLEEGALSGGFGEGVLDLFSRNPVPGLRARCFGVPDRFFDHATRDSLLRAAGLAPEPLAAELERWLRDEPRATPESIAPAVTRA